From a region of the Paracoccus sp. TOH genome:
- a CDS encoding DUF6522 family protein — MDRISRQDGRFVVDAELLGPAFGLDPALVPGLMQQGRITSRHETGEGADAGTFRLSFFHAGRVLRLTVDAEGRILKQARFDRPERPGGAG; from the coding sequence ATGGACAGGATAAGCCGGCAGGATGGGCGCTTCGTCGTCGATGCCGAACTGCTCGGCCCGGCCTTCGGCCTGGACCCGGCCCTGGTGCCGGGGCTGATGCAGCAGGGCCGGATCACCAGCCGCCACGAGACCGGCGAGGGCGCGGATGCCGGCACTTTCCGCCTGAGCTTCTTCCATGCCGGCCGCGTCCTGCGCCTGACCGTCGACGCCGAGGGGCGCATCCTGAAACAGGCGCGCTTCGACCGCCCCGAACGCCCGGGCGGCGCCGGCTGA
- a CDS encoding DUF2249 domain-containing protein, whose protein sequence is MTIPEPLELDVRAPLARGEEPFSAIMAAVDSLLPGQPLRLITPFRPVPLFGVMANRGFGASDRPLQDGGWEVTFTPVAGAAPEAGLTPGSAAGAALWPDPAQTLDLTGLMPPEPMVRILETLEAMAAGEVLFALLDREPMFLFPELAMRHHEWAGNFAADGASYRLMVRRGDGGGRG, encoded by the coding sequence ATGACCATCCCCGAACCGCTGGAGCTTGACGTCCGCGCGCCTCTGGCTCGCGGCGAGGAGCCGTTTTCCGCCATCATGGCGGCGGTGGACAGCCTGCTGCCCGGCCAGCCGCTGCGCCTGATCACCCCGTTCCGGCCGGTGCCGCTGTTCGGGGTGATGGCGAATCGCGGTTTCGGCGCCAGCGACCGGCCGCTGCAGGACGGCGGCTGGGAGGTGACCTTCACCCCGGTCGCCGGCGCCGCGCCCGAGGCGGGGCTGACCCCCGGCTCGGCCGCCGGCGCGGCGCTGTGGCCCGATCCCGCGCAGACCCTGGACCTGACCGGGCTGATGCCGCCCGAGCCCATGGTGCGCATCCTCGAGACGCTGGAGGCCATGGCGGCGGGCGAGGTGCTGTTCGCGCTGCTCGACCGCGAGCCGATGTTCCTGTTTCCCGAACTGGCCATGCGCCATCACGAATGGGCGGGGAACTTCGCCGCGGATGGCGCGAGCTATCGGCTGATGGTGCGCCGCGGCGACGGCGGCGGTCGGGGGTGA
- the nirK gene encoding copper-containing nitrite reductase encodes MTTLNVSRRTMLAGAAVAGVLTQVRRAAAETGEVLTPAAATDVAGLPRVQVKLVDPPFVHAHEQVATGGPKIVEFRMVIEEKKITLNNDGAEVWASTFNGTVPGPLMVVHEGDYVELTLVNPPSNELMHNIDFHSSTGALGGGGLTQVNPGEQCVLRWKATKPGVFVYHCAPPGMVAWHVVSGMNGAVMVLPRDGLKDRDGQPVKYDRVYYIGEQDFYVPKDENGKWKTYDTPGESYEDTVAVMKTLTPSHVVFNGAVGALTGDNALKAKVGETVAFIHSQANRDTRPHLIGGHGDYVWATGKFTNPPEHGLETWFIPGGTAGLMIYKFQQPGVYAYVNHNLIEAFELGAAGHVVVEGDWDDDLMKQVMAPSPISS; translated from the coding sequence ATGACCACCCTGAATGTCAGCCGCCGCACCATGCTGGCGGGCGCCGCCGTTGCCGGGGTTCTGACCCAGGTGCGCCGGGCCGCAGCCGAGACCGGCGAGGTGCTGACCCCCGCCGCCGCGACCGACGTGGCCGGCCTGCCGCGGGTCCAGGTCAAGCTGGTCGATCCGCCCTTCGTGCACGCGCATGAGCAGGTGGCCACCGGCGGCCCGAAGATCGTGGAATTCCGGATGGTCATCGAGGAGAAGAAGATCACGCTGAACAATGACGGCGCCGAGGTCTGGGCCTCGACCTTCAACGGCACGGTGCCCGGCCCGCTGATGGTCGTGCATGAGGGCGACTATGTCGAGCTGACGCTGGTCAACCCGCCCTCGAACGAGCTGATGCACAATATCGACTTCCACAGTTCGACCGGCGCGCTGGGCGGCGGCGGCCTGACCCAGGTCAACCCCGGCGAGCAATGCGTGCTGCGCTGGAAAGCGACCAAGCCCGGGGTCTTCGTCTATCACTGCGCCCCGCCCGGCATGGTGGCCTGGCACGTCGTTTCGGGCATGAACGGCGCCGTCATGGTGCTGCCGCGCGACGGGCTGAAGGACCGCGACGGCCAGCCGGTCAAATACGACCGCGTCTATTACATCGGCGAACAGGATTTCTACGTGCCCAAGGACGAGAACGGCAAGTGGAAGACCTACGACACCCCCGGCGAAAGCTACGAGGATACCGTTGCCGTGATGAAGACGCTGACGCCCAGCCACGTGGTCTTCAACGGCGCCGTTGGCGCGTTGACCGGCGACAACGCGCTGAAGGCCAAGGTGGGCGAGACGGTGGCCTTCATCCACAGCCAGGCCAACCGCGACACCCGGCCGCACCTGATCGGCGGGCATGGCGACTATGTCTGGGCAACCGGCAAGTTCACCAACCCGCCCGAGCACGGGCTGGAGACCTGGTTCATCCCCGGCGGCACCGCGGGGCTGATGATCTACAAGTTCCAGCAGCCCGGCGTCTACGCCTATGTGAACCACAACCTGATCGAGGCCTTCGAGCTGGGCGCCGCCGGCCATGTGGTGGTCGAGGGCGACTGGGACGATGATCTGATGAAGCAGGTGATGGCCCCGAGCCCGATCAGCTCGTGA
- a CDS encoding malonyl-CoA decarboxylase — translation MIKTVETPRPGRPAFLGELFEVLTDRGRRLLGRRGTDTATEAPDLCELGEALLSRRGEASGVAIAQGLLAAFEDAGEEARLAFLQNLGDRFGPDPAAVRTALEAVQRDAGNIEAIEALHEIAEPRRQELFRRLNLAPGGTAALVRMREELLRHLKGNPALRRVNGDFAHLFASWFNRGFLVLRHIDWNTPASILEKIIRYEAVHAIQNWDDLRNRLQPTDRRCYGFFHPQLVDEPLIFVEVALTEEIPDNVAGLLDLDRQPIQAERASTAVFYSISNTQRGLAGVSFGNFLIKQVVEELKAELPNIRTFVTLSPVPGFAAWLARQRQDEMSELIDADQRLAFVLLDEPGWHKDAAKAESLRAPLMAAAATYFLRARDGKGRVVDPVARFHLGNGARLERLNFLGDVSANGLKQSHGLMVNYLYDLGRIEANHEAFAERSAIAASDNVRRALPASNP, via the coding sequence ATGATCAAGACCGTCGAGACCCCGCGCCCCGGCCGCCCCGCCTTCCTGGGCGAACTGTTCGAGGTGCTGACCGACCGCGGCCGCCGCCTGCTGGGGCGGCGGGGCACCGACACCGCCACCGAAGCGCCCGACCTGTGCGAACTGGGCGAGGCGCTGCTGTCGCGGCGGGGCGAGGCTTCGGGCGTGGCCATCGCCCAGGGCCTGCTCGCGGCCTTCGAGGATGCCGGCGAAGAGGCGCGGCTGGCCTTCCTGCAGAACCTCGGCGACCGTTTCGGCCCCGATCCGGCGGCGGTCCGCACGGCCTTGGAGGCGGTGCAGCGCGACGCCGGCAATATCGAGGCCATCGAGGCGCTGCACGAGATCGCCGAGCCGCGCCGGCAGGAACTGTTCCGGCGCCTGAACCTGGCCCCCGGCGGCACGGCGGCGCTGGTGCGGATGCGCGAGGAGCTGCTGCGCCATCTGAAGGGCAACCCCGCGCTGCGCCGGGTGAACGGCGATTTCGCGCATCTTTTCGCGTCCTGGTTCAACAGGGGGTTTCTCGTGCTGCGCCATATCGACTGGAACACGCCCGCCAGCATCCTGGAAAAGATCATCCGCTACGAGGCGGTGCATGCCATCCAGAACTGGGACGACCTGCGCAACCGCCTGCAGCCGACCGACCGGCGCTGCTACGGCTTCTTTCACCCGCAGCTGGTGGACGAGCCGCTGATCTTCGTCGAAGTGGCCCTGACCGAGGAGATCCCGGACAATGTCGCCGGGCTGCTCGACCTCGACCGCCAGCCGATCCAGGCGGAACGGGCCAGCACCGCGGTGTTCTATTCCATCTCGAACACCCAACGGGGGCTCGCCGGGGTGTCCTTCGGCAATTTCCTGATCAAGCAGGTGGTCGAGGAACTCAAGGCGGAACTGCCCAACATCCGCACCTTCGTCACGCTGTCGCCGGTGCCGGGCTTTGCCGCCTGGCTGGCCCGGCAGCGTCAGGACGAGATGTCGGAACTGATCGACGCCGACCAGCGCCTGGCCTTCGTCCTGCTGGACGAGCCCGGCTGGCACAAGGATGCGGCGAAGGCCGAAAGCCTGCGCGCGCCGCTGATGGCCGCCGCCGCGACCTATTTCCTGCGCGCCCGCGACGGCAAGGGCCGCGTCGTCGATCCGGTGGCGCGCTTCCACCTGGGCAACGGCGCCCGGCTCGAGCGGTTGAACTTCCTGGGCGACGTCTCGGCCAACGGATTGAAGCAGTCGCATGGGCTGATGGTGAACTATCTCTATGATCTCGGCCGGATCGAGGCGAACCACGAAGCCTTCGCCGAACGCAGCGCCATCGCCGCCTCGGACAATGTCAGGCGCGCGCTGCCGGCCTCCAACCCATGA
- a CDS encoding metal-sulfur cluster assembly factor, with the protein MADLRDLVRDRLREVLDPETGRDLVAMGMIYAIAEEAGHVTIDMTTTTRGCPLTEMLRQGVEAAVSRLDGVRGVEVRLTWDPPWTPDRMEPA; encoded by the coding sequence ATGGCCGATCTGCGCGATCTCGTCCGCGACCGGCTGCGCGAGGTGCTGGACCCCGAGACCGGCCGCGACCTGGTCGCCATGGGCATGATCTATGCCATCGCCGAGGAAGCCGGCCATGTCACCATCGACATGACCACCACCACGCGCGGCTGCCCGCTGACCGAGATGCTGCGCCAGGGCGTCGAGGCGGCGGTGTCGCGCCTTGACGGCGTGCGCGGGGTCGAGGTGCGGCTGACCTGGGATCCGCCCTGGACCCCGGATCGGATGGAGCCGGCCTGA
- a CDS encoding GntR family transcriptional regulator — protein MATIPTPLRIRNALENAIVEGRYLPGARLDPEALEREFEVSRTPIREALHQLEASGLVRVVAKRGTFVTEWSPSELAERFEVMAEIEATCGRLAARRITETELAALEAVHGECRRLAEAGEVEAYYARNSDFHHCIYRATHNAFLEQEASRLHAMLQPYRRMQLKVRNRMMRSFAEHDAVVARIRAGDGEGAAETLRAHVIVQGDRFHDLIAALRQGD, from the coding sequence ATGGCGACGATTCCCACCCCGCTGCGTATCCGCAACGCGCTGGAAAACGCCATCGTGGAAGGCAGATACCTGCCCGGCGCCCGCCTGGACCCCGAGGCGCTGGAGCGGGAATTCGAGGTTTCGCGCACCCCGATCCGCGAGGCGCTGCACCAGCTAGAGGCGTCGGGGCTGGTCCGGGTGGTGGCCAAGCGCGGCACCTTCGTCACCGAATGGAGTCCCAGCGAACTGGCCGAGCGTTTCGAGGTCATGGCCGAGATCGAGGCCACCTGCGGCCGCCTGGCCGCCCGCCGCATCACCGAGACGGAACTGGCGGCGCTGGAGGCGGTGCATGGCGAATGCCGCCGGCTGGCCGAGGCGGGCGAGGTCGAGGCCTATTACGCCCGCAACTCGGATTTCCACCATTGCATCTATCGCGCCACGCACAACGCCTTCCTGGAACAGGAGGCCTCGCGCCTGCACGCCATGCTGCAACCCTATCGGCGCATGCAGCTGAAGGTGCGCAACCGGATGATGCGGTCCTTTGCGGAACATGACGCGGTGGTGGCGCGCATCCGCGCCGGCGATGGCGAGGGCGCGGCCGAGACGCTGCGCGCTCATGTCATCGTGCAGGGCGACCGTTTCCATGATCTGATCGCAGCGCTGCGCCAGGGCGACTGA
- a CDS encoding Lrp/AsnC family transcriptional regulator, translating into MDETDRRILQVIQREDDLSIREIAERVGLSHTPCWKRMQALQEAGILAGRRYRLDRLAMGLQVRAWCMVTLKIHDKHTLPDFEAAVARIPEVVGCALLTGHEDYMLEIVVRDLRAFELLLKEQLLPLPGVQHLSTRIGLRDILSERPLPV; encoded by the coding sequence ATGGACGAAACGGACCGCCGGATTCTGCAGGTGATCCAAAGAGAGGACGACCTGTCGATCCGCGAGATCGCCGAGCGCGTGGGGCTGAGCCACACACCCTGCTGGAAGCGGATGCAGGCCCTGCAGGAGGCGGGCATTCTGGCCGGTCGCCGCTATCGGCTGGACCGGCTGGCGATGGGGTTGCAGGTGCGGGCCTGGTGCATGGTGACGCTGAAGATCCACGACAAGCACACCCTGCCGGATTTCGAAGCGGCCGTGGCGCGGATCCCCGAGGTGGTCGGCTGCGCGCTGCTGACCGGGCACGAGGATTACATGCTCGAGATCGTCGTCCGCGACCTGCGCGCCTTCGAGCTGCTGCTCAAGGAGCAGTTGCTGCCGCTGCCGGGCGTCCAGCACCTGTCGACGCGGATCGGCCTGCGCGACATCCTGAGCGAGCGGCCCCTGCCGGTCTGA
- a CDS encoding SLC13 family permease produces MTPHLLSIYTLAAMFVVATIWPINMGVLAFVGAFLVGTLLAGQAAKEIIAGFPSGLFLTLVGITWLFALAQNNGTIDWLVRMAVRAVKGRIGAIPWIMFGISAVLTAVGAVSPGAVAIVAPIALGFAFRYQISPLLMGLMVVHGAQAGGFSPISIYGGITNGVVAKAGLPLSPMTTFAASFFVNAAVALLLFMALGGRKLMQARSDRIEPVTVPHVEIARPATGPQIFGDSEAEALSRRIGEEGGGESNRLVAEVEEGNQPDGTPYQIATLAGLALLAVLVLAFNLDIGFVSLTIGLALALWAPTMQKRAMAQVAWPEIVLITGVSTYVAVLEHMGTIDFVGDSVAGMASPLLAALMLFFIGAVVSAFASSTAVLGSLIPLAVPFLQGDTGVGAIGFIAGMAVASTIVDVSPFSTNGALVLANARGVDRQMFFRKLLNYGALVTLVAPVVLWLIFVVLPG; encoded by the coding sequence ATGACCCCGCATCTGCTTTCAATCTATACGCTGGCGGCGATGTTCGTCGTCGCCACGATCTGGCCGATCAACATGGGCGTGCTGGCCTTTGTCGGCGCCTTCCTGGTCGGCACCCTGCTGGCCGGCCAAGCCGCCAAGGAGATCATCGCCGGTTTCCCCAGCGGCCTGTTCCTGACGCTGGTCGGCATCACCTGGCTGTTCGCGCTGGCGCAGAACAACGGCACCATCGACTGGCTGGTGCGCATGGCGGTGCGCGCCGTCAAGGGCCGCATCGGCGCGATTCCGTGGATCATGTTCGGCATCTCGGCCGTCCTGACCGCCGTCGGCGCGGTCAGCCCCGGCGCCGTCGCCATCGTGGCGCCGATCGCGCTGGGTTTCGCCTTTCGCTATCAGATCTCGCCCCTGCTCATGGGCCTGATGGTGGTGCATGGCGCGCAGGCCGGGGGCTTTTCGCCGATCAGCATCTATGGCGGCATCACCAATGGCGTGGTGGCCAAGGCCGGGTTGCCGCTGTCGCCGATGACCACCTTCGCCGCCAGTTTCTTCGTCAACGCGGCGGTGGCGCTTTTGCTGTTCATGGCCCTGGGCGGCCGCAAGCTGATGCAGGCGCGCTCGGACCGGATCGAGCCGGTGACGGTGCCGCATGTCGAGATCGCCCGCCCCGCCACCGGCCCGCAGATCTTCGGCGACAGCGAGGCCGAGGCGCTGAGCCGCCGCATCGGCGAGGAAGGTGGCGGCGAATCGAACCGACTCGTCGCCGAGGTCGAGGAAGGCAACCAGCCCGACGGCACCCCCTATCAGATCGCGACCCTGGCCGGGCTGGCCTTGCTGGCGGTGCTGGTGCTGGCCTTCAACCTCGACATCGGCTTCGTCTCGCTGACCATCGGCCTGGCGCTGGCGCTCTGGGCCCCGACCATGCAGAAACGCGCCATGGCGCAGGTCGCCTGGCCCGAGATCGTGCTGATCACCGGCGTTTCTACCTATGTCGCGGTGCTGGAACACATGGGCACCATCGACTTCGTCGGCGACAGCGTGGCCGGCATGGCCTCGCCGCTGCTGGCGGCGCTGATGCTGTTCTTCATCGGCGCGGTGGTCTCGGCCTTCGCCTCGTCCACGGCGGTGCTGGGCTCGCTGATCCCGCTGGCGGTGCCGTTCCTGCAGGGCGATACCGGCGTCGGCGCCATCGGCTTCATCGCCGGCATGGCCGTCGCCTCGACCATCGTCGATGTCAGCCCCTTCTCGACCAACGGCGCGCTGGTGCTGGCCAATGCCCGCGGGGTGGACCGCCAGATGTTTTTCCGCAAACTGCTGAACTACGGCGCGCTGGTGACGCTGGTCGCCCCGGTGGTGCTGTGGCTGATCTTCGTCGTGCTGCCGGGGTGA
- a CDS encoding SUMF1/EgtB/PvdO family nonheme iron enzyme → MHGSAFLFAAALGALGLSLWPPFLQRETAKGPDLPAMVRLEPRPFEHRLDGDWQRDGWPVDAPVATVSIPAPVEIMATPVSTGQYLECVAAGACTAPGGPTDRGELPVTGVNWLDATAYAAWLSAETGQSWRLPSDVEWAHAAAELFRDDRLGVDSDPANPAVLWLAQYAVDAARQRELDREIRPVGQLNVNSLGVHDIGGAVWEWTSTCLRQVQIDDSGRILREGESCGIYIAEGLHRAAMVDFIRDPKSGGCSVGVPPANLGFRLVRETG, encoded by the coding sequence ATGCACGGATCCGCCTTCCTCTTCGCCGCGGCGCTTGGCGCGCTTGGCCTGAGCCTGTGGCCGCCCTTCCTGCAGCGCGAGACGGCGAAGGGCCCGGACCTGCCCGCCATGGTGCGGCTCGAGCCCCGGCCCTTCGAGCATCGGCTGGACGGCGACTGGCAGCGGGACGGTTGGCCGGTGGACGCGCCGGTCGCCACCGTCTCGATCCCCGCGCCGGTCGAGATCATGGCGACTCCGGTCAGCACCGGGCAATACCTGGAATGCGTGGCGGCCGGGGCCTGCACCGCGCCCGGCGGCCCGACCGACCGGGGCGAACTGCCGGTGACGGGGGTGAACTGGCTGGACGCCACCGCCTATGCCGCCTGGCTTTCGGCCGAGACCGGCCAGAGCTGGCGCCTGCCCAGCGATGTCGAATGGGCCCATGCCGCAGCCGAGCTGTTCCGCGACGACCGGCTGGGGGTGGACAGTGACCCCGCCAATCCTGCGGTGCTGTGGCTGGCGCAATATGCCGTCGATGCCGCCCGCCAGCGCGAACTGGACCGCGAGATCCGGCCGGTGGGTCAGTTGAATGTCAACTCGCTGGGCGTGCATGACATCGGCGGCGCCGTCTGGGAATGGACCTCGACCTGCCTGCGCCAGGTCCAGATCGACGACAGCGGCCGCATCCTGCGCGAAGGCGAAAGCTGCGGCATCTACATCGCCGAGGGGCTGCATCGTGCGGCCATGGTCGATTTCATCCGCGATCCGAAATCCGGCGGCTGCTCGGTCGGGGTGCCGCCCGCCAATCTGGGGTTCCGTCTGGTGCGCGAGACCGGCTGA
- a CDS encoding Crp/Fnr family transcriptional regulator: MVKARNVAIDISLVRNLPLFRDMASEALTRLMARAGAHRVAQGETVFEQGAQATAFYLLLHGRLKVTQVTPDGQQVMMRVVHPGDLFGFARALARPDYPGTARAAVDSIVAGWPMSDWDTVVESNPRLAINALQTIGQRLDEAHTRLREMSTQEVERRVAHAVLRLAEKAGRIEGGGTRIDFPITRQDIAEMTGTTLHTVSRLLSGWEARGLVEGGRQKLTVIDAGALARIADPAN, encoded by the coding sequence ATGGTGAAGGCGCGGAATGTGGCGATCGACATTTCACTGGTGCGGAACCTGCCGCTGTTCCGGGACATGGCGTCCGAGGCGCTGACGCGGCTGATGGCGCGCGCCGGCGCGCATCGCGTGGCGCAGGGCGAAACGGTGTTCGAACAGGGCGCGCAGGCCACGGCCTTCTACCTGCTGCTGCACGGCCGGCTGAAGGTGACGCAGGTCACGCCGGACGGCCAGCAGGTGATGATGCGCGTGGTGCATCCCGGCGACCTGTTCGGCTTTGCCCGCGCCCTGGCGCGGCCCGACTATCCCGGCACCGCCCGCGCCGCGGTCGATTCGATCGTGGCCGGCTGGCCGATGTCGGATTGGGACACGGTGGTCGAAAGCAATCCCCGGCTGGCGATCAACGCCCTGCAAACCATCGGCCAGCGCCTGGACGAGGCCCATACCCGCCTGCGCGAGATGTCCACCCAGGAGGTCGAGCGCCGGGTCGCCCATGCCGTCCTGCGTCTGGCCGAGAAGGCCGGCCGCATCGAGGGCGGCGGCACCCGCATCGACTTTCCCATCACCCGCCAGGACATCGCCGAGATGACCGGCACGACGCTGCACACCGTCTCGCGCCTGCTGTCCGGCTGGGAGGCGCGGGGCCTGGTCGAGGGCGGCCGGCAGAAGCTGACGGTGATCGACGCCGGCGCCCTGGCGCGGATCGCCGATCCCGCGAACTGA
- a CDS encoding malonyl-CoA synthase — MSDNLFDLLVAGIRDPGAVAIETQAGERIRYAELIARSGRMANALAAFGVQPGDRVAVQVEKSVQAIILYLATLRAGAVFLPLNTGYTPAEIGYFLGDAEPRVFVCDPARQEALREPAEAAGARMVTLDAEGRGSLTDAAETAPEAFATAARDRDDLAALLYTSGTTGRSKGAMLTHGNLVSNAQVLREAWRFTAQDVLIHALPIFHTHGLFVATNVVLFSGASMVFLPKFDLDRIFEAMARATVLMGVPTFYVRLLQDDMLNAETTANMRLFVSGSAPLLAETHREWQARTGHAILERYGMTETNMNASNPYDGERIAGTVGLPLPGTEIIVTDPETGAELPRGEIGMIEVRGPNVFKGYWRMPEKTAAELRDNGFFITGDLGKFDERGYLHIVGRGKDLIITGGYNVYPKEIETEIDALPGVVESAVIGLPHRDFGEGVTAVVVPTGSPALTEAAVLAPLEGRLAKFKQPKRVLFVDELPRNTMGKVQKNLLRDRFAGLYD, encoded by the coding sequence ATGAGTGACAATCTGTTCGACCTTCTCGTCGCCGGCATCCGCGACCCCGGGGCCGTGGCCATCGAGACGCAGGCGGGCGAGCGCATCCGCTATGCCGAGCTGATCGCCCGCAGCGGCCGCATGGCCAATGCGCTGGCGGCCTTCGGCGTCCAGCCCGGCGACCGGGTGGCGGTGCAGGTCGAGAAATCGGTGCAGGCGATCATCCTCTATCTCGCCACCCTGCGGGCGGGCGCGGTGTTCCTGCCGCTGAACACCGGCTACACCCCGGCCGAGATCGGCTACTTCCTCGGCGATGCCGAGCCCCGGGTCTTCGTCTGCGACCCGGCCCGGCAAGAGGCGCTGCGCGAACCCGCCGAGGCCGCCGGCGCCCGCATGGTCACGCTGGATGCCGAGGGGCGGGGCAGCCTGACCGACGCGGCCGAGACGGCGCCCGAGGCTTTCGCCACCGCGGCGCGGGACCGCGACGACCTGGCCGCGCTGCTTTACACCTCGGGCACCACCGGCCGCTCCAAGGGCGCGATGCTGACGCATGGCAACCTGGTCTCGAATGCCCAGGTGCTGCGCGAGGCCTGGCGCTTTACCGCGCAGGACGTGCTGATCCACGCCCTGCCGATCTTTCACACCCATGGCCTGTTCGTGGCCACCAATGTGGTGCTGTTCTCGGGCGCCTCGATGGTCTTCCTGCCGAAATTCGACCTGGACCGGATCTTCGAGGCGATGGCCCGCGCCACCGTGCTGATGGGCGTGCCGACCTTCTATGTCCGCCTGCTTCAGGACGACATGCTGAACGCCGAGACCACGGCCAATATGCGGCTGTTCGTCTCGGGCTCGGCGCCGCTTTTGGCCGAGACGCATCGCGAATGGCAGGCCCGCACCGGCCATGCCATCCTGGAACGCTACGGCATGACCGAGACGAACATGAACGCCTCGAACCCCTATGACGGCGAGCGCATCGCCGGCACCGTCGGCCTGCCGCTGCCGGGGACCGAAATCATCGTCACCGACCCCGAGACCGGCGCCGAACTGCCGCGGGGCGAGATCGGCATGATCGAGGTGCGCGGCCCGAACGTGTTCAAGGGCTATTGGCGCATGCCGGAAAAGACCGCCGCCGAACTGCGCGACAACGGCTTCTTCATCACCGGCGACCTGGGGAAATTCGACGAGCGCGGCTATCTGCACATCGTCGGCCGCGGCAAGGATCTGATCATCACCGGCGGCTACAACGTCTATCCCAAGGAGATCGAGACCGAGATCGACGCGCTGCCCGGCGTGGTCGAATCCGCGGTCATCGGCCTGCCGCATCGCGATTTCGGCGAGGGGGTGACGGCGGTGGTGGTCCCGACCGGCAGCCCCGCCCTGACCGAGGCCGCGGTGCTGGCGCCGCTGGAGGGACGGCTGGCGAAGTTCAAGCAGCCCAAGCGGGTGCTGTTCGTGGACGAACTGCCGCGCAACACCATGGGCAAGGTGCAGAAGAACCTGCTGCGCGACCGCTTCGCCGGGCTCTACGACTGA
- a CDS encoding Crp/Fnr family transcriptional regulator, whose amino-acid sequence MRMKLSAAHRQIACQSRLLSAVPPDLRDSLLDAAHVSRQRRGQVVFHQGDAAHSIHVVADGWVKLYRIAANGSEAVVGVMTRGQSFGEPIALRRASYPVSAEASTDCQLIAIPARAVLDLLHAHPAIAISILSATFMHLQGLVEQIEQLKALSGAQRVAEFLLELCPEGEASATVVLPYDKALIAGRLGMKPESLSRAFARLRDHGVRVSQTSAAIASVSRLRDLAQADTLGALGPAG is encoded by the coding sequence ATGAGAATGAAGCTCTCTGCCGCGCATCGCCAGATCGCCTGCCAGTCGCGGCTGCTTTCGGCCGTGCCGCCCGATCTGCGCGATAGTCTGCTGGATGCGGCGCATGTCAGCCGCCAGCGCCGCGGCCAGGTGGTCTTTCACCAGGGCGATGCCGCCCATTCCATCCATGTCGTCGCCGACGGCTGGGTCAAGCTCTACCGCATCGCCGCCAACGGCTCCGAGGCGGTGGTGGGGGTGATGACGCGCGGGCAAAGTTTCGGCGAGCCGATCGCGCTGCGCCGCGCCAGCTATCCGGTCTCGGCCGAGGCATCGACGGATTGTCAGCTGATCGCCATTCCGGCGCGCGCGGTGCTCGACCTGCTGCACGCGCATCCCGCCATCGCCATCTCGATCCTGTCGGCCACCTTCATGCATCTGCAGGGGCTGGTCGAGCAGATCGAGCAGCTCAAGGCGCTGTCCGGCGCCCAGCGGGTCGCCGAGTTCCTGCTGGAGCTTTGCCCCGAAGGCGAGGCCAGCGCCACGGTGGTGCTGCCCTATGACAAGGCGCTGATCGCGGGGCGGCTGGGCATGAAGCCGGAAAGCCTGAGCCGCGCCTTTGCCCGGCTGCGCGATCATGGCGTGCGGGTCAGCCAGACCAGCGCCGCCATCGCCTCGGTCAGTCGGCTGCGCGACCTGGCCCAGGCCGACACGCTGGGCGCGCTCGGTCCCGCCGGCTGA